In Pochonia chlamydosporia 170 chromosome 3, whole genome shotgun sequence, the following are encoded in one genomic region:
- a CDS encoding actin-binding protein Fragmin (similar to Aspergillus niger CBS 513.88 XP_001397409.1), translating into MPPHQGLVHPKEYDIKDSNVELINTSIDHRIKYASATTEPAWNDGRVGQNPGLRIWRIEEFQVIPWPENNYGQFYDGDSFIVLHSYKVGKEDKLGHDIFFWLGSHTTQDEAGVAAYKTVELDEFLHGAATQHREIQSAPSDEFLALFPRMSIRSGGVRSGFRHVEEEAKEAIRTLLRVFKSPSGNGVVVHEVEARVESLDDGDVFVLDTGDKIWVWQGKNCSPMEKAKAAQVVHDMTLAKHVDVEVIAQSESRSRRITDLLGGGDDTPREGFKQRRPISTSARRSTPDQSRKLFRLSDASGQLAFDLVKDGGRISQADLDGNDVFLLDDAGKGIWVWEGAGASRQEKAKWLSVAQAYIRHVQGVSPDGEHYLTPLAKVNEGNESRAFMRAIAAN; encoded by the coding sequence ATGCCCCCCCACCAAGGCCTCGTCCACCCCAAAGAATACGACATCAAAGACAGCAACGTCGAGCTCATCAACACCTCCATCGACCACCGCATAAAATACGCCTCCGCAACCACCGAGCCCGCCTGGAACGACGGCCGCGTCGGCCAAAACCCCGGCCTGCGCATCTGGCGCATCGAAGAATTCCAAGTCATCCCCTGGCCCGAGAACAACTACGGCCAGTTCTACGATGGCGACAGCTTCATCGTCCTGCACTCCTACAAGGTCGGCAAGGAGGATAAACTAGGCCACGACATCTTCTTCTGGCTGGGCAGTCACACCACGCAGGATGAGGCGGGCGTCGCTGCCTACAAGACGGttgagctggatgagttTCTGCACGGGGCGGCGACGCAGCACCGCGAGATTCAGAGCGCTCCGTCGGACGAGTTCCTAGCGCTGTTTCCGAGGATGTCTATTCGCTCGGGGGGCGTGCGTTCTGGGTTCAGGcatgtggaggaggaggctaAGGAGGCTATTCGGACGTTGCTGCGTGTGTTTAAGAGCCCCTCTGGGAATGGGGTGGTTGTGCATGAGGTTGAGGCCAGGGTGGAGAGTctggatgatggggatgttTTTGTGCTGGATACGGGTGATAAGATTTGGGTGTGGCAGGGAAAGAACTGTAGTCCcatggagaaggcgaaggctGCGCAGGTTGTGCATGATATGACTCTCGCGAAACATGTTGACGTCGAGGTTATTGCTCAGAGTGAGTCTCGCTCGCGCCGTATTACAGATTTGCTGGGTGGAGGAGATGACACTCCACGAGAGGGCTTCAAGCAACGTCGTCCAATTAGCACATCCGCGAGGAGAAGCACGCCAGATCAGTCGAGGAAGTTGTTCCGTCTAAGCGACGCCTCTGGCCAGTTGGCAtttgaccttgtcaaggaTGGTGGTCGTATTTCACAGGCTGATCTCGACGGCAACGACGTCTTCTTGCTAGATGATGCAGGTAAAGGTATTTGGGTATGGGAAGGCGCTGGTGCTAGTCGTCAGGAAAAGGCCAAGTGGCTGTCCGTCGCGCAGGCATACATTCGGCATGTGCAGGGCGTGAGTCCTGATGGCGAGCATTACTTGACGCCGTTGGCGAAGGTGAATGAGGGGAATGAGAGCCGGGCTTTCATGAGGGCGATTGCTGCGAATTAG
- a CDS encoding hydrophobic surface binding protein A domain-containing protein, whose protein sequence is MLPYKILIPSLLAIPTLATIPSTLAKITTDIRALNQSLATFTGDDTSLTNVLGNSTALKNDINAGATEARASPPVAFKDALQLASATAQLAADTRSTITTLIATKTAFDKVGVTEIVVSMVKDLKSATGEFSGAVIEKLPLELAPVGEQLVGLIDGQFERGIGAFEGDACEAG, encoded by the coding sequence ATGCTACCGTACAAAATCCTCATTCCCtccctcctcgccatccCAACCCTAGCCACCATCCCATCAACCCTCGCCAAAATCACCACCGACATCCGCGCCCTGAACCAATCCCTCGCCACCTTCACCGGCGACGACACCAGCCTCACCAACGTGCTAGGAAACTCGACGGCCCTCAAAAATGACATCAACGCAGGCGCAACCGAAGCACGCGCTTCACCGCCAGTGGCATTCAAGGACGCCCTGCAGCTTGCGTCGGCGACGGCACAGCTCGCGGCCGACACGAGGAGCACCATCACGACGCTGATTGCGACAAAAACGGCGTTTGACAAGGTCGGCGTGACGGAGATTGTGGTCTCGATGGTGAAGGACCTGAAGAGTGCGACGGGGGAGTTTAGCGGCGCGGTGATTGAGAAGTTGCCGCTGGAGTTGGCGCCGGTGGGGGAGCAATTGGTTGGGTTGATTGATGGGCAGTTTGAGAGGGGGATTGGTGCTTTTGAGGGGGATGCGTGTGAGGCTGGGTGA
- a CDS encoding conserved oligomeric golgi complex subunit 5 (similar to Verticillium alfalfae VaMs.102 XP_003002024.1) gives MATEAGAPQPDEPSYIDYEAFLSPDFSPAQFANTLVVSTNNPNDTPLDLSTPLSRVLFDAQEVDSHIDLLTSRSAVPLLEYTREQNQASNRIVTELDTQIKSLNDSYKQLEKEVIDKHAEADEVRQVALRLWETLRLGRSVGRCLQLGRQLEVQQSEIGGPGANEDHRALVRCSYTVLSLREVIDAKGVGEEGYGLGKVEAIRTLQDTVIAPIERSVRETAERFVREFAIPANTTFSQGEEAKAKLESAMTALYLLSPTYGVKPDRWAPRLLLTALDTYIRSCLQTSITSLSRSLGQLPSLDRALAEVTSKCQNIIALEIILHANKPPAHPLLPAPSTHKHPNLIQPLLTHLETGSLASYFWRTMAGSLAARVQDIVNRGGVVARTLKSNKTNVADAIRQAVLKGSQPPGAFATGRNKEKAAEASWDREIAVMVGSVTNNLR, from the coding sequence ATGGCTACCGAAGCAGGTGCCCCTCAACCAGACGAGCCTTCGTACATTGACTACGAAGCCTTTCTATCCCCCGACTTCTCCCCCGCCCAGTTCGCCAACACCCTCGTCGTCTCGACAAACAATCCCAACGACACGCCGCTCGACCTCTCCACCCCGCTATCCCGAGTGCTCTTTGACGCACAAGAAGTCGACTCGCACATCGATCTGCTAACGAGTCGCTCAGCTGTCCCCTTGCTCGAATATACGCGGGAGCAAAACCAAGCGAGCAACCGGATCGTTACCGAGCTCGACACCCAGATCAAGAGCCTCAACGACAGCTACAAAcagttggagaaggaggtcaTTGACAAGCATGCCGAGGCCGACGAAGTCCGACAGGTCGCACTGCGGCTATGGGAGACACTTCGTCTTGGCAGATCCGTCGGTCGGTGTCTCCAATTAGGTAGGCAATTGGAGGTGCAGCAATCTGAGATTGGCGGTCCTGGTGCCAACGAAGACCACCGGGCACTTGTTCGGTGCTCATACACTGTCCTGTCTCTTCGTGAGGTTATTGACGCCAagggtgttggtgaggaaGGCTACGGACTCGGAAAAGTAGAGGCCATTCGCACCCTACAAGACACCGTCATTGCACCCATTGAGCGATCAGTCCGTGAAACAGCCGAGCGATTCGTGCGAGAGTTTGCTATCCCCGCCAACACGACCTTCTCGCAGGGCGAAGAGGCAAAGGCGAAGCTCGAATCCGCCATGACAGCCCTGTATCTCCTTTCGCCTACGTATGGGGTGAAGCCTGACCGTTGGGCACCACGACTTCTCCTGACTGCACTTGATACATACATCCGATCCTGTCTACAGACAAGCATCACGTCCTTGTCTCGTTCACTCGGGCAGCTTCCGTCTCTGGACCGTGCCTTGGCAGAAGTCACTTCGAAATGCCAGAATATTATCGCCCTCGAAATCATTCTGCACGCTAACAAGCCGCCCGCTCACCCACTTCTCCCTGCGCCATCAACCCACAAGCACCCGAATCTGATTCAACCGCTCCTGACGCATTTGGAAACAGGGTCGTTGGCATCATACTTCTGGCGCACCATGGCAGGGAGTCTCGCTGCTCGGGTCCAGGATATTGTCAACAGGGGTGGAGTTGTTGCGCGAACGCTCAAGTCCAACAAGACGAACGTGGCGGATGCTATTCGACAGGCTGTGCTTAAGGGATCGCAGCCACCGGGGGCGTTTGCAACAGGACGCAATAAGGAGAAGGCTGCGGAGGCTTCTTGGGATAGGGAGATTGCCGTCATGGTGGGCAGTGTGACGAACAACTTGCGGTGA